A single region of the Anguilla rostrata isolate EN2019 chromosome 11, ASM1855537v3, whole genome shotgun sequence genome encodes:
- the tlr9 gene encoding toll-like receptor 9 — protein sequence MAPLANGVFLLILCHLLTSMRAENPIFFPCENNTDSTVVDCSERNLTHVPLILKSSSVLSLNLDRNKIQKLERLAFAGVSQLRILMINWNCPPGRLRALGVPPCHMQIDPEAFTGLKNLTKLFLAGNSLIQVPALPEHLEVLSIEYNKLFNITEPLGTPLLQQLFLSKNCYYANPCNQTFFIDKKIFQGLPNLWNLTLGFNNITEVPPGLPPSLEVLDLKENKISEINELAFANLSKLRNLNLEWNCQRCDHAAQPCFPCANNAPIKLYQGTFRNQVQITSLSLRGNSLRHLPDKLFSNLQSLNYLDLSDNLLAYAIRNGTFFKDLKNVSTLNLIYNYEPRKTFKNLSLSPHISEMISLKNLLLSGYFFHEVSLEGIKPLMNLTHLEKLDLRMNFVSSCHVEIFRKMKALKHIVLSQNMLDFMQQSHNPNFCQSDPPNQQMEDAMIISPKIINTEKNYQGSHEDHNDDDHVNPEMWTFFKRYCDRKLFFDLSLNNILSLRESTFNGMEEVYCLDLSFNYLSQSLNGKQFVPLKNLVYLNMSFNRIDFYYDGAFQEVRDTLKVLDLSHNAFHFYMKGMGHRFEFIQNLTSLEALSLADNNIGIRISSKLTSSSLNYLFFAGNRLDIMWDTRGDQYIFFFKELTNLTYLDISRNKLIYFSPEALCNLPENLRTLKVSDNGLHYFPWGNLTVLINLYNLILSRNSLSQLPSDVIFGPNLTFLDLSYNSIGQLPEGFFQAATSLRYLFLNNNQLKFLDIQSPPFQFDSCLQKVTLHDNPFVCSCDTAWLSDFLRTSPIQFPKLTTNFKCGFPESLQGESVLSMDPRSCQEIFGSIGFLCTFLLTIVLTVVPLLKKLYGWDLWYCIQVFWAGHKGYSMLQNNSNQHDAFVVFDTRNVPVRDWVYNELVVNLEDRGMRRFSLCLEERDWVPGVACIENLHNAVNNSKKTVFVLTNNGAVNGTLKQAFYMVQQRLLDEKVDAVILVLLDEVFPKMKYIKMRKRLCRKSVISWPRNPHAHQHFWNKMRAALAADNYRSYDKNINEGFTSGDLI from the exons ATG GCACCATTAGCAAATGGAGTGTTTCTGCTCATCTTATGTCACTTGCTGACATCCATGAGGGCTGAAAACCCCATATTTTTTCCTTGTGAAAACAACACGGATTCAACAGTGGTGGACTGTAGTGAGAGAAATTTGACCCATGTGCCGTTAATCCTCAAGTCATCCTCTGTGCTATCCCTGAATTTGGATCGGAATAAAATTCAAAAGCTGGAGCGCCTTGCCTTTGCTGGAGTTTCCCAACTGCGGATCCTCATGATTAATTGGAACTGCCCCCCGGGTAGGCTGAGGGCCCTGGGTGTGCCTCCCTGTCACATGCAGATAGACCCAGAGGCCTTTACTGGCTTGAAGAACCTGACCAAGCTCTTCCTGGCAGGCAACAGTCTTATCCAAGTTCCTGCGTTGCCCGAACACCTGGAAGTACTGAGCATTGAGTATAATAAACTCTTCAATATCACTGAGCCTCTGGGGACCCCACTCCTCCAACaactttttttatctaaaaactGTTACTATGCCAATCCCTGTAACCAAACCTTTTTCATAGACAAGAAGATCTTCCAAGGTTTGCCGAACCTGTGGAATCTCACCTTAGGATTTAATAATATCACTGAGGTTCCCCCTGgtctgcctccctccctggaAGTCCTGGACCTCAAAGAGAACAAAATTAGTGAGATCAATGAGCTGGCATTCGCAAACCTGTCAAAGCTCAGGAACCTCAACCTTGAGTGGAACTGTCAGCGCTGCGACCATGCAGCCCAGCCTTGCTTCCCATGCGCTAACAATGCCCCTATTAAGCTGTACCAGGGAACTTTCAGGAACCAGGTGCAGATCACCTCCCTGAGTCTAAGAGGGAACTCTCTCAGACACCTGCCAGACAAACTGTTCAGCAACCTGCAAAGCCTCAATTATTTGGACCTCTCTGATAATCTGCTGGCCTATGCAATCAGAAATGGTACCTTCTTCAAAGACCTGAAGAACGTCTCAACTCTCAACTTAATCTATAACTACGAACCCcggaaaacattcaaaaatctttccctctcccctcacaTCAGTGAAatgatttctttgaaaaaccTCCTCCTCAGTGGCTACTTCTTCCATGAAGTGTCCTTAGAGGGAATCAAACCACTAATGAATCTCACACATTTAGAGAAATTGGATTTACGAATGAATTTTGTAAGTTCgtgtcatgttgaaatttttaGGAAGATGAAGGCTTTGAAACATATAGTTCTTTCTCAGAACATGTTGGATTTTATGCAGCAATCCCATAATCCCAATTTCTGCCAGTCAGATCCCCCAAATCAGCAGATGGAAGATGCCATgattatttctccaaaaataattaacacagaaaaaaactatcAAGGATCACATGAGGATcataatgatgatgatcatgTGAACCCAGAAATGTGGACCTTTTTTAAACGTTACTGCGACAGAAAGTTATTTTTTGACTTGTCCCTAAATAATATCCTTTCTCTGAGGGAAAGCACATTCAACGGCATGGAGGAGGTGTACTGTTTGGAtttgtcatttaattatttaagtcAGTCACTGAATGGAAAACAGTTTGTTCCCCTAAAGAACCTAGTCTATCTTAATATGTCATTTAATAGAATTGATTTCTACTATGATGGTGCTTTTCAAGAAGTGAGGGACACACTTAAGGTACTAGACCTCAgtcataatgcatttcatttttatatgaaagGTATGGGTCATCGCTTTGAATTCATCCAAAATCTGACATCACTGGAAGCCCTGAGTCTGGCTGACAACAACATCGGAATACGTATCTCATCAAAACTGACAAGTTCCTCcctcaattatttattttttgctggcaACCGCCTAGACATAATGTGGGATACCAGGGGTGACCAGTAcatcttcttttttaaagaactcaCCAACCTGACCTATTTGGACATTTCCCGGAATAAGCTCATTTACTTCTCCCCTGAAGCCTTGTGTAACCTTCCAGAGAACCTTAGAACTCTGAAAGTCAGTGACAACGGGCTTCATTATTTCCCTTGGGGCAACCTTACAGTTCTCATCAACCTCTACAATCTGATCCTCAGTAGGAATTCccttagtcagctgcctagtgATGTCATATTTGGTCCCAACCTGACATTCCTGGATTTGAGTTACAACAGTATCGGCCAGCTGCCTGAGGGCTTCTTCCAAGCAGCCACTTCACTGCGCTACCTCTTTCTGAATAACAACCAACTGAAGTTCCTTGATATCCAAAGCCCCCCATTTCAGTTTGATAGCTGCCTCCAGAAGGTGACACTTCATGATAACCCATTTGTGTGCAGCTGTGATACAGCCTGGCTCTCTGACTTTCTGAGGACCAGTCCCATTCAGTTTCCCAAACTCACCACCAACTTTAAGTGTGGATTCCCTGAGTCCCTGCAAGGAGAGAGTGTGTTGTCAATGGACCCTCGATCCTGCCAGGAAATATTCGGCAGTATTGGGTTCCTCTGCACATTCCTACTGACTATTGTGTTGACTGTTGTTCCCCTCCTTAAAAAACTGTATGGCTGGGACCTTTGGTATTGCATCCAGGTCTTTTGGGCTGGGCACAAAGGTTACTCCATGCTCCAGAACAACTCAAACCAGCATGATGCCTTTGTAGTGTTTGACACTAGAAATGTACCTGTAAGAGACTGGGTTTACAATGAGCTTGTGGTAAATTTAGAGGACAGGGGAATGAGGAGGTTCAGTCTCTGTCTGGAGGAGAGGGACTGGGTCCCTGGAGTTGCATGCATAGAGAATCTACACAATGCTGTAAACAACAGTAAGAAAACAGTGTTTGTGTTGACTAACAATGGTGCTGTCAATGGCACACTCAAACAGGCCTTCTACATGGTACAGCAACGGTTGCTAGATGAAAAAGTAGACGCAGTCATACTCGTGCTTCTGGATGAGgttttcccaaaaatgaaatatattaaaatgagaaaGAGGCTCTGCAGGAAGTCAGTCATCTCATGGCCCAGGAACCCACATGCTCACCAACATTTCTGGAACAAAATGAGAGCAGCCTTGGCTGCAGATAACTACCGTTCTTATGATAAAAATATCAATGAAGGTTTCACATCCGGTGACTTGATCTAA